The proteins below come from a single Lepeophtheirus salmonis chromosome 4, UVic_Lsal_1.4, whole genome shotgun sequence genomic window:
- the LOC121116636 gene encoding zinc finger protein 830, whose protein sequence is MCRLYNPISSTIHHPQKERAIKKILPYPRLRNMLRMKLLLESFPKAFFDDPIKDAKARQVEYRDPVQAEWEKFQKEISVEINTASEIAADDQVEATTDRQLEEIEEQMSAWNRVMKMEKERDQVEGVLKEKHDNNDELMEQGSSNSDDDEDVDIDEFLNWRNKC, encoded by the exons ATGTGCCGCCTGTACAACCCTATCTCATCTACAATCCACCATCCGCAAAAGGAGAGGGCGATAAAAAAGATTCTTCCGTATCCAAGACTGAGGAATATGCTGAGGATGAAACTCCTACTGGAGAGCTTCCCAAAGGCTTTTTTTGATGATCCTATAAAGGATGCAAag GCACGTCAAGTTGAATACCGTGATCCAGTTCAAGCGGAATGGGAAAAGTTTCAAAAGGAAATTTCGGTTGAAATCAATACTGCTTCGGAAATAGCGGCAGATGACCAGGTAGAAGCCACGACAGATCGTCAATTAGAAGAGATCGAAGAGCAAATGAGTGCCTGGAATCGTGTTATGAAAATGGAGAAGGAAAGGGATCAAGTTGAGGGTGTTTTAAAGGAAAAACATGACAATAATGATGAATTGATGGAACAGGGATCGTCAAACagtgatgatgatgaagatGTAGACATTGATGAGTTTTTGAATTGGAGAAATAAGTGTTAG
- the LOC121116222 gene encoding sarcalumenin, producing the protein MTKSTSRTRESANNPLDQKSILNVNERILKECHDLYADSKFGLVKIAGDLGLKILAPRKKINIMLIGNHSAGKSSFINWYIEEHIQKTGVAIETQGFSFVTSGKKRESLLGKATLHLYPHFKPLAEFPGVLDYLSTEISTSKHKKFNLITFVDTPGLVDGDMNYPFDVNETILWLGDLVDLVFVFFDPIGQALCKRTLNIVEELSNRHPERVRFYLSKADEAGYESDRQRVMMQIVQELCKRPGLNKTGFDMPTIFIPNPNKEINCVNQINDVCRDIEKTISHTIQNTLNYVERDCDKIKSLIDEQIEEDNKKKSQNMSLNFKIMGMTLIVAFLMIPLVVSFFRNNFIPSSPTFSLFKSKIEDVKKTDVGSIIIAILGVYVIMIWRWNEKKVSSIPRKRKNELLQQQKHVDQTVKEKRTTLYLDYLDQMLSSNDI; encoded by the exons ATGACGAAGAGTACTTCAAGAACACGGGAATCTGCTAACAATCCCTTGGATCAAAAGTCCATCCTAAACGTCAACGAGCGAATCTTGAAGGAATGTCATGATCTCTATGCAGATTCCAAGTTCGGACTCGTTAAAATTGCTGGAGATCTAGGTCTTAAAATCCTAGCTCCAAGGAAGAAGATCAATATCATGCTCATAGGGAATCACTCCGCTGGGAAATCCTCATTTATTAATTG gtATATCGAGGAACATATTCAAAAGACTGGGGTAGCTATTGAAACACAAGGATTCTCATTTGTAACAAGCGGTAAAAAACGTGAATCTCTTCTTGGAAAGGCTACACTCCATCTTTATCCTCATTTTAAACCGTTAGCTGAATTTCCAG GTGTTTTGGACTATTTATCCACTGAGATATCCACTTCCAAACATAAAAAGTTCAATCTCATAACATTTGTGGACACTCCTGGCCTTGTTGATGGAGATATGAACTATCCCTTTGACGTAAATGAAACGATTCTATGGTTGGGAGATCTAGTGGATCTtgtttttgtattcttcgaccCTATCGGAcag gcTCTATGTAAACGTACCTTAAATATAGTCGAAGAACTAAGCAATCGCCATCCAGAAAGGGTTCGATTCTACTTGTCTAAAGCTGATGAAGCGGGATATGAATCTGATAGACAGCGTGTTATGATGCAGATAGTTCAGGAACTATGCAAACGTCCGGGACTGAATAAAACCGGATTTGACATGCCTACCATCTTTATCCCAAATCCAAACAAG GAAATTAACTGCGTGAATCAAATCAACGACGTGTGTAGGGACATTGAAAAAACCATCAGTCACACCATCCAGAATACGTTGAATTATGTAGAAAGAGACTGCGATAAAATCAAATCTCTGATTGATGAACAAATTGAGGaagataataagaaaaaaagtcaaaatatgagtCTCAACTTTAAGATCATGGGAATGACTTTAATTGTAGCTTTTCTCATGATTCCATTGGTCGTATCATTCTTTAGAAATAACTTCATTCCTTCTTCTCCGACTTTTAGT ttatttaagtCAAAAATTGAGGATGTGAAAAAAACGGATGTTGGCTCAATTATAATCGCAATCCTGGGTGTGTATGTAATCATGATTTGGAGGTGGAACGAGAAGAAAGTCTCCTCAATACCTCGGAAGAGAAAGAATGAGCTCCTTCAACAACAGAAACACGTTGATCAAACTGTTAAGGAGAAAAGG acCACTCTCTACCTAGACTATTTGGATCAAATGCTCTCCTCAAATGACATATGA